The Oenanthe melanoleuca isolate GR-GAL-2019-014 chromosome 15, OMel1.0, whole genome shotgun sequence genome contains a region encoding:
- the VPS29 gene encoding vacuolar protein sorting-associated protein 29, producing the protein MLVLVLGDLHIPHRCNSLPAKFKKLLVPGKIQHILCTGNLCTKDTYDYLKTLAGDVHVVRGDFDENLNYPEQKVVTVGQFKIGLIHGHQVIPWGDMASLALLQRQFDVDILISGHTHKFEAFEHENKFYINPGSATGAYHALENNIIPSFVLMDIQASTVVTYVYQLIGDDVKVERIEYKKS; encoded by the exons ttggtgctggtgctgggagaTCTGCACATCCCCCATCGCTGCAACAGCCTCCCAGCCAAGTTCAaaaagctgctggtgcctggcAAGATCCAACACATCCTGTGCACAGGGAACCTCTGCACCAAGGACACCTATGACTACCTCAAGACCCTGGCTGGGGATGTCCATGTTGTCAGAGGGGACTTTGATGAG aaccTGAATTATCCTGAGCAGAAAGTTGTGACTGTTGGACAGTTCAAAATTGGGCTGATTCACGGACATCAGGTGATCCCCTGGGGTGACATggccagcctggcactgctccagAGGCAGTTTGATGTGGACATCCTCATTtcaggacacacacacaaatttgAGGCATTtgaacatgaaaataaattctataTCAACCCAGGATCAGCTACAGGAGCCTACCATGCCTTAGAGAA cAACATCATTCCTTCATTTGTGCTGATGGACATCCAGGCTTCTACAGTAGTTACATATGTCTATCAACTAATTGGAGATGATGTGAAGGTAGAAAGAATTGAGTACAAGAAATcctaa